A DNA window from Chryseobacterium sp. MEBOG06 contains the following coding sequences:
- a CDS encoding HAD family hydrolase yields MKKLYCFDFDGTLTYKDTMFMYLKFYNSTKYRIQFLRHVPLFILLKLKLAETEKVKKSFIGSILRGQTQEKIEMKSKQFFEHHYPEIVRENALDFIKNIDRNNTQSLLVTASLDIWVKPFADELKMELVSTRAEFKNGVFTGNFVGKNCNGPEKLVRIKEEINDSKYDKIIAFGDTSGDRPMLKWANEGHYQFFH; encoded by the coding sequence ATGAAAAAATTGTATTGTTTTGATTTTGATGGGACTCTTACCTATAAAGATACTATGTTTATGTATCTTAAATTCTACAATTCTACAAAATACCGGATACAATTTTTGAGACATGTACCGCTCTTTATTCTGCTGAAGCTAAAACTGGCTGAAACAGAAAAAGTGAAAAAAAGCTTTATCGGGTCTATTTTGAGAGGGCAGACTCAGGAAAAGATTGAAATGAAATCTAAGCAGTTTTTTGAACATCATTATCCTGAAATTGTGAGGGAGAATGCGTTAGACTTTATAAAAAATATCGATAGGAATAATACACAAAGTTTATTGGTTACTGCTTCACTGGATATCTGGGTGAAGCCTTTTGCTGATGAACTTAAAATGGAGCTTGTTTCTACGCGGGCAGAGTTTAAGAACGGTGTTTTCACAGGAAACTTTGTGGGTAAAAACTGTAACGGACCCGAGAAATTAGTAAGAATTAAAGAAGAAATTAACGATTCTAAATACGATAAAATTATCGCATTTGGTGATACTTCCGGTGATCGGCCAATGTTGAAATGGGCAAATGAGGGACATTACCAATTTTTTCATTAA